CCTATATCAAGGCCCTGGCCACGGGCCTGGCAGCCAGCGAAGTGCAAGCGACCAAGCTGACGGATTCCGTGGGGAAATAACACGACAATAACCATGCAGACACACGTATACCCCACGCCCACGGAGGCCAACAACGCGGCGTCACAACAGCTTTCTGCTTGGCTAACCGATGCCGCCACCCGCACGGTCATGCTGGCCGCCGGGAACACGCCGCTAGAGCTGTATCGACTTATCGCCCAGCGGCAATTATCGTTAAGCCACCTGACACTTTTTGCCCTGGACGAATATGTGGGCGTACCGCTGGACGAGCCGCGCAACTGCGCGAATCTGCTGCGCCGGACCGCCGTCCAGCCGTGGGGCGTGCCAGAAAGCCAGTATCATTATGTTAGCTCTGATCCCGCCGAGGCCGCCTCCAGCGTGAAAGCGCACGAGGAACGGATAGCGGCGGCGGGAGGGTTGGACGTGCTGATCCTGGGCCTGGGTCAAAATGCGCATCTAGGCTTTAATGAGCCGGGGAGCGCCGAGGATGGCCCAGGCAGGCTGTTGGACCTGGATGCTATTTCGATTGAGGCGAATCGGCAGTGGTATGGGGGAGATTACGCGCCGGCGCAGGGAGCGACGGTAGGGATGAAAGCGATACTCGCAGCGCGCAAGATTTTAATTATGGCGTATGGCCCACACAAGCGCGCAGCGGTGCGGGGGATGCTGCAGGGACCGCGCGGACCAGCGTGTCCGGCGTCGCTCTTGCGGGGGCATCCAGCGGTGCATGTTTATCTGGATGAAGCGGCGGTGAATCAGACCTCGGTGAATCATACCGCGGAGGGGGAAGCATGAACCCTGGCGACGATTTATTGCGAAAATTCATCTTGGCACAAGGGAACCAGACGTGGACGGAGACGCCGCCTAGCGCCGGGGGAATTTCCAGTAGTCATCAGCCCGGTACAATACCACCTTGCGGGCCGGCGGATCATCAGGGAGAAGCGGCCCAGTTACAGTTGCTGATCGGGATTGATGTGGGAGGGACCAAGATCGCGGCCGGACTGCTGGAGTATCCCACGGGGCGGATTTTGGGGCGCAAACTCACGCCGACGTTGTATCAACGCGGCGGGCGGGCGATTCTGGATGATTGCCTGCGCCTGGCGCGGGAACTTGCGGGCGAGGGAGAGGCCACCGGGATGCCGGTGGCGGGGATCGGCCTGGGCGTGTGCGAGCTGGTCGATAAGGGGGGAAATTTGGCCAGCGCGAATTGTATACCCTGGCTGGAACTGCCGGTGCGCGAGGAACTGGCGGCGATTGGCCCCGTGGTGATCGAGGCGGACGTCCGCGCGGCAGCCAAAGCCGAAGCGCTCTGGGGAGCGGGACGCGGGTATGACAATTTTTTATACGTGACGGTTGGGACGGGGATTAGTTGCTGTTTAATGATTGACGGCCGACCCTACCTGGGGGCGCGGGGGATCACGGGTTCGATGGGCAGCAGCGCGCTGCGGATTCCTTGCCAGCAATGTGGAGCCATGCAGACGCGCACGCTCGAGGAAATAGCCGCCGGACCCGCGCTGGCGGCGCGGTTTGCCGCTCATGGGGGGATCGCGGCGTCCGGGCAAGAGGTTTTTGCCGCGGCGGCGGCGGGAGACGCCGAGGCGAAACGAATCTTGCGGACCGCCAGTGAAGCGCTGGAATCACAGATTGGGCTGGTGGTAAATGTGGTTGATCCGGCGGCGGTGATCGTCGGCGGGGGGCTGGGGATGAGCGAGGGTCCCTACTGGGAGGGCTTTGTCGCGGCGACGCGGCGGAATTTGTGGGCGGCCGCGCATGCGAATTTACCGATCTTGCGGGCGGCGACGGGAACGGACGCGGGCTGGCTGGGGGCCGCGGCGTGCGCGGCGCGGCAGTGAGCGATAGCAAGTGATTTGTTACCACTGCCGCACAATCCCATACGCGTCCAATCGGGCGTCGCAACTGATCAGGGGAACTTGCTCGGCCAGGGATTAGGCAACTAACATCCGATCAAACGGGTCGCGGTGGTGATACGGCAGGTGGAGTAGCGCGGCGGTGTGGGCAATGGCGATAGGAAGAATGGAGAATTTGTTGTCTTCTATACCCCGGGTTATGAACTCTTCAAAAGGGACTTGAATAGGATACTTTTCCCAGACCAGCTTTTATTGCAATTTCCCAGTATGAGGCTGGACTAATGAAAATTTGATTCAAAGGATTACAGATCAAAGACATTGCCAGTTGACTCAGCTGCCGATCATTGGTAATGAACCATAAGAAGGCATGGGTGTCGAGTAAATATTTCATGGCATGTAGTCTTTAAAATCCTGCAAATGTTCATCATCCTCTATTAACAAGGTTATGAGGCCTTGGCAATTTCCAGGTTGCGGAGGTTCGAGTTGGGGCTCATTTTGGCCGATCAACTTAGCAATGGTCCGCTGATCGCGCATAATCACAACTTCGTCCCCCGGACCAAGGGAGTCAATCAACTCCGGCAGGCGTTGTTGGGCTTCGTCGATATTGATGGTGATGGACATGGGTTAATCTCCTGACTTTGCTATCATTAATTATAGTGCATTAAATTGATTTTGAAGAGATAGGAATAATTGAGTTGCCCCCACCCCTGATTCTTTGCCTGGAATCCACCTGCGATGAAACCGCCGCCGCGGTTATTGATGGCGATTTGCGCGTGCTCAGTTCCGTTGTGGCCTCGCAAGAGCAACTGCACGCGCGGTATGGCGGCGTCGTGCCGGAAATCGCCTCGCGGGCGCATGTGGAGCGGATCTTGCCCGTGATTGACGAGGCCGTCACCCGCGCAGGGGTCGCCCTTGCCGACTTGGATGCCATTGCCGTGGCCAATCGGCCGGGTTTGGCGGGTTCTCTCTTGGTTGGGTTGATGGCGGCCAAGGCCCTCTGCCTCGCGCTGGACAAGCCTTTGATCGCCGTCAATCATTTAGCGGGGCATATCTATGCCGGGCGAGTCGCCGCCGGTCGGGACATTTTTCCCTGCCTGGGCTTGGTGGTCAGTGGCGGCCATACCAGCCTGTACCGGTGTGATACGGCCCTCGAACAGCGATTTCTGGGTGGAACCATTGATGACGCGGCGGGGGAGTCATTTGATAAGGTCGCCAGCCTCTTGGGCCTGCCCTATCCTGGGGGGCCGCAACTCGAACGAGTCGCGCGCGGGGGGAATCCGCGGCAATACGCTTTTCCCCGGTCGTTCATCAGAGAACCAGAGCGGCGGCAGTTTAGTTTTAGCGGGTTGAAAACAGCGGTGCGGTACGCGCTAGCGCCGCAAGGGACGGAACTACCCCCACCGCCGTTTCCCGCGCGGCTTACCGCGGACATCGCGGCCAGCTTTCAACAGGCGGTCATTGATTGTTTGGTCATTAAAGCTATTCAAACCGCGCGGCAAGAGCGCCTGTCAACGATCTGCTTGGCGGGGGGAGTGGCTGCCAATCAGGAACTGCAGCGGCAACTGCGCGCCGCTTGCAATGATGAAAAACTGGAGCTCATCGTCCCCCCGCGCGAACTCTGCACCGATAACGCCGTCTTGGGGGCGATCGCCATAGAACGCTATCGTGGGGGTTTATTTGAAAAGCTCGATTTAGAAATTTTTCCCGGGCTAGAACGCTAGCGTATGGCAATGAGATAAGCTTTTTTAGCACGGAGTTGCGAAGGAAATACCGAGCGGCACAGAGTCGAGAATTAGGAACGCGGATGAGGCTGATTTAATAGGTTATCACTGATCAGAGTATTGCAATCTGTGTATGACACACTTATCTATATTCTTAACCCTTGAAGTTTTTCGCACTATGCGCAGATTTTCCTTTAGCCAATTTGTTTGCGGGCCAAAGGCATTTGATCCTTTGCGGGCCAAAGGCCCGACCTATCCCAGCCTAGGGCAAGCGCAGCGTCGCCCTAGGTAAATGGGAAATGAAAAATGGAAGGGCCAACGGCCCGATTCAACAAAGCTCTCCAATATTGAATCATCCGTAAATTCCCTGAGTTGCCAGCCAAAGTCCGCACGACTGCATCCGCGTTCAAAATTCTTTTCCGTGCTCCTCCGGTATATCTCCGTCACTCCGTGATTCGCATGCATCTGCTAGCACCCACGGGTCGGCATAATCGCCCGAATCGGCATTTTTTCTCTAGTGGGCAAAGTCCGCGGCCGATCAAAGAGGTATGCCAATAACCCGGCATTCGTTCCCAGCGGCATTCGCCGTCGATTTTGTAGCAAGGACATTCGCCATGTGGTTACGCTTTGCGTTGGTACTCGCCATAATCTTGCCGTTTGCCGGCTGCCGGGTGTGTGATAGTCCCTACGATTACACCGGCCCCGTGGTTCCTTGCGGCGATGCCTGCGGCGGCTGCCACGATGGCAATTGCGGCGGCGGTGGTTGTGCCACCTGCCAGCATGGCGGCGATTATCATGATGGCGGCATGCATGGGAGCAACGTGGTCGAAGGGGAAATCATCTACGAGCAGGGGACCACCGTTCCCGGCGAACTGCGCGAAGTCCCGCAAAATCCGCAACCGCTGACCCCGCCTAGCCGGCCCACACCCGCGCCGGTTGGACCCATGGCCCGGCGTTCCAGCATGGACACGGCGATTTATGAGACTCCCGCGCCGGGGATGGCAAAGTCTCGGCCAACGACCCGTCCGGCGGGCTATCGCGGGTCGGGCGGGCAAGCGAGCAACGGGATGCCAATGTTGCAGCAAATGGGCCGTTCGCTGCCAGGAAGCGGTAATAAGCAAAGTGCCAAGAGTGGCTGGGAATGGTAAACGCGCGGAGGGAGAAAAGGTGCCAAACTGCATTCCTCTAATCCGGAACTAAAATTCGGATCTAATCTGTCTCAATCTGAAATCCGCGTTAGTATTACCCGATTCTGCATGTGTTGAACCGCTATTAATGGCCCGGCCCGGTAAAGGTAAAGTCCGGTAGATTGCCTGAGTCATCCAGCGGCAACTCGCGCGGCTCGGTCAAAATCTCCAGATCATTACGGGTTTGGGCCTCGTCCCAATAGGCGGCCGAACATTCCACCTCGTCTAAGTGGAGCGTGTTCTTGATCCATAACAGCCGCGCGTTAGGCGGTTCGGTCAGGCCGATCGTCGGCAGGCAAATCTCCAGCAATTCGCGGTCAGTTTCAAAATGGAGCGGATCCATGACGCAACTGGTGTGGCCGCTGGTCAGGGCGTTGATCCAGGTGATTTTTTTGTCCATTTGACGAATCGCGCGGCTTTTGCAAAATTCGGCAATGCCGATGCCGCTGGCATTGCCGTGTGATTCCGGCGTCAGCGACCGCACGATAATCCTCCGCACTTTGGGCCATTCATGTTCGACCGCAGCGTGGTCGTTGTACTTGCGACCGATGATATTGGTGTCCATGCCGGTGCCACTGATGTTTTTGCCAATCTCATCGACAATCAAGACATCCGCCGTCTTAAATGGCAGTCGCGGCAGATGCGCGGTGGCTAGCTTGAGGTGGGTAATTTCGCTTTGCTCAAAATCTTGCGGGTGGACCGCACGGATAAAGGCGGTTTCGTCATAGCCGTTTTCGATAATGGCCAGTCCGGCGGCGATGCGGCATTTTTGCAGGACCTCTCCCGAGACGCTCCGCACAATCCGGGCAAAATCATAATCATGAATCGCCCGGTGATAGATTTTTGCCCCGTTATGCTTCCCCAGGCCGATGAGCAACATCTTCATCAGACCGCTTTGGATATCGCCGGTCATCTCGGTATGGGGCTTGACGCGGCCGCAGACAATCGTGTGATCCGCGTTGTAGGCATACTGGTCAAAATGTACGTCGAATCCCTCCGCGGCCTGGCTGACGATTACGGTATCCATGCTAGCGCGAAATTCACACCCCATGCTCTCGGGGGTGATGCCATAATCGGCCAAGATGCCCAATTGTCCCGCCGCGTTACCGCCGCCGTGGCTCCCCATGGCGGGCACAATAAACGGGATAGCCCCCAACCGTTTGACATAGTCCACGATACCGCGCACGATGGTGGCGATATTGGCGATCCCCCGGCTGCCAGCGGTAATGGCGACGGTTTGCCCCGGCCGCACCGTGGCCGAGAGGGACAGTTGGTCAAATTCGGCGGCGATGGTGGCCGGGATATCGGCCACGCGGGGTCGGTCAAACGTTTGCCGCACCCGAAAAATTCGCGGCAGTTCCAGGGCGACATTCTCGCTCATGTGTTGCGGTGTAAAAAGAGTATCACGCTAGCACGATCCGCGGGAAGGCGGGTCCTGGGACTATCAGGGTCGATTACCTCTCACCCACAGACACGGCTGGCTTGCTAGCAATATTGGTCAACGGACATCAACTAGCATACTCGGAATTGCTCGCTTCGTCGAGGAACCGCAGGCCGTGTCGACTTGTTGCGCCAGCCGGGCGGGGCGCACCGCTCTAGGTGGAAAAAAGGGGAAGGAGTACAATCGTTTCGCTATTTATTGAGGAAATTATTACCCAATGCCTGCTTGCGCACGGCGCAAAGGATGTCGCATGGCACTCGGTCAACGGACGGCGGGAAGTTTTAAAAAGCGGTTGAGCCAGGGTTTGCATCCGGGCGACGAAACCGAATCATTGGCCGACCTGGCCCCGCGCCGCCGTCGCAGCTGGACGCGGTATTGGCTGTATGCGTTGGCGAGTGGTTTGGCGTTACTGGCAATTGCCCCGCGGGTCATCGGCTACACGACGTTGAGAAATTGGCCCCTTCAACAAGGATTAAGCCAACTCAATGGCAGCATCACCAGCCGCGGCGCGACCTTGGGTTGGCTGATCCCGATCCATTATGAGGGAATTGAACTGCGCGACAACGCGGGGCAACTGGTGCTCGAATTGGAAAGCGTAGAGAGTTCCGCCTCGTTATGGCAGTTAGCGCTGAATCCCGTCGATTTGGGTACGTTCCGCATTCGCCAGCCACGCGTGAACCTGATTGTCCGCAATGACGGTTCCAATCTCGAAGACCTGCTCGCGCACATTTTAGCCTCCCGGCAGCCGGCCGCTCCCCGACAGGTACGCATCGAGGTTACCAACGGCACAGTGCAACTGCATGACGTTGCCGCGCAGCGCCAATGGCAAATTCGCAACCTGCAATTGGCTCTGACGCAGCGGCCGGATGCCTGGTTGCCGACGGACTGGACCACTTCGGGTGAGATACCGCTGGCGGACCGGGTGGCAAAATTTGTGGTGGGAACACCCTCCAGTTCCCCCGCCCCAGGCGTGCCCGCGTTAGTCAACGCCGCAGATCAAGCGGCGCTCTCCACCACCGCGCAAACCATACAAATTCGCACCCAACAGTTCCCCTTGGAAATCCTGCGCGCCGCCGTGGCCCGCACGCTGGGGGAGGTGGAATTCGCTGGATTATTCTCCACCGAACTCGAATTGCAAAATCGCTTTACCGACCAGCGCTTGGAACAAGACGTGCGAGGACGGATTCTTTTGGAAAATGTGTACTTGGCCGGTGGCCGCCTGGCGGGGGATCAATTGCGCTTAAACCGCGTGGAATTACCCGTTGATCTGACCAGCACGCCCGAGGCGGTCGATTTTCGCG
This genomic window from Pirellulales bacterium contains:
- a CDS encoding glucosamine-6-phosphate deaminase; amino-acid sequence: MQTHVYPTPTEANNAASQQLSAWLTDAATRTVMLAAGNTPLELYRLIAQRQLSLSHLTLFALDEYVGVPLDEPRNCANLLRRTAVQPWGVPESQYHYVSSDPAEAASSVKAHEERIAAAGGLDVLILGLGQNAHLGFNEPGSAEDGPGRLLDLDAISIEANRQWYGGDYAPAQGATVGMKAILAARKILIMAYGPHKRAAVRGMLQGPRGPACPASLLRGHPAVHVYLDEAAVNQTSVNHTAEGEA
- a CDS encoding ROK family protein, yielding MNPGDDLLRKFILAQGNQTWTETPPSAGGISSSHQPGTIPPCGPADHQGEAAQLQLLIGIDVGGTKIAAGLLEYPTGRILGRKLTPTLYQRGGRAILDDCLRLARELAGEGEATGMPVAGIGLGVCELVDKGGNLASANCIPWLELPVREELAAIGPVVIEADVRAAAKAEALWGAGRGYDNFLYVTVGTGISCCLMIDGRPYLGARGITGSMGSSALRIPCQQCGAMQTRTLEEIAAGPALAARFAAHGGIAASGQEVFAAAAAGDAEAKRILRTASEALESQIGLVVNVVDPAAVIVGGGLGMSEGPYWEGFVAATRRNLWAAAHANLPILRAATGTDAGWLGAAACAARQ
- the tsaD gene encoding tRNA (adenosine(37)-N6)-threonylcarbamoyltransferase complex transferase subunit TsaD; translation: MPPPLILCLESTCDETAAAVIDGDLRVLSSVVASQEQLHARYGGVVPEIASRAHVERILPVIDEAVTRAGVALADLDAIAVANRPGLAGSLLVGLMAAKALCLALDKPLIAVNHLAGHIYAGRVAAGRDIFPCLGLVVSGGHTSLYRCDTALEQRFLGGTIDDAAGESFDKVASLLGLPYPGGPQLERVARGGNPRQYAFPRSFIREPERRQFSFSGLKTAVRYALAPQGTELPPPPFPARLTADIAASFQQAVIDCLVIKAIQTARQERLSTICLAGGVAANQELQRQLRAACNDEKLELIVPPRELCTDNAVLGAIAIERYRGGLFEKLDLEIFPGLER
- a CDS encoding DUF362 domain-containing protein; this encodes MSENVALELPRIFRVRQTFDRPRVADIPATIAAEFDQLSLSATVRPGQTVAITAGSRGIANIATIVRGIVDYVKRLGAIPFIVPAMGSHGGGNAAGQLGILADYGITPESMGCEFRASMDTVIVSQAAEGFDVHFDQYAYNADHTIVCGRVKPHTEMTGDIQSGLMKMLLIGLGKHNGAKIYHRAIHDYDFARIVRSVSGEVLQKCRIAAGLAIIENGYDETAFIRAVHPQDFEQSEITHLKLATAHLPRLPFKTADVLIVDEIGKNISGTGMDTNIIGRKYNDHAAVEHEWPKVRRIIVRSLTPESHGNASGIGIAEFCKSRAIRQMDKKITWINALTSGHTSCVMDPLHFETDRELLEICLPTIGLTEPPNARLLWIKNTLHLDEVECSAAYWDEAQTRNDLEILTEPRELPLDDSGNLPDFTFTGPGH